One Thalassospira marina DNA window includes the following coding sequences:
- a CDS encoding Bug family tripartite tricarboxylate transporter substrate binding protein has translation MINRLLKIAAIGVLTATAFSTASFAADYPSKDIRMIIPWGAGGGTDGIVRKLSTIAEKELGTSIYAENIEGGVSATGVLEVMKARPDGYTIGSLTYDSVVTVPWQGLLPTYKLDKLKLIARVTSEPDAIIVASDSPYKSVADLVKAAKENPGKIKVAIQNTGSRLHLAMLQFEKLTGTDFKLVAYPGGAAPQKEAILSKEVQVAATSLGDFSSLIESGDVKGLVEFSDSRNPTYKDVPTAKEEGIDLQIGSFIVLAAPANTPDDAVAKIEGAYKAALESDEFQQWVSKVGVSPNWLGTAEVTDWANETKETLFKQMQDLVDQGVIKK, from the coding sequence ATGATCAATCGTTTGTTAAAAATCGCCGCAATCGGCGTTCTGACCGCTACCGCATTCTCCACCGCTTCTTTTGCTGCTGATTATCCCAGCAAAGATATTCGTATGATTATTCCCTGGGGTGCTGGTGGGGGCACGGATGGTATCGTCCGCAAACTCAGCACAATCGCGGAAAAAGAACTCGGCACCTCGATCTATGCCGAAAACATCGAAGGCGGCGTCAGCGCCACTGGCGTTCTTGAAGTCATGAAAGCACGCCCGGATGGATACACCATCGGCTCGCTGACTTACGATTCTGTTGTCACCGTTCCCTGGCAGGGCCTGCTGCCGACCTACAAGCTCGACAAGCTGAAGCTGATCGCACGTGTCACCAGCGAACCCGATGCCATCATTGTTGCCTCTGACTCCCCTTATAAATCCGTTGCCGACCTGGTGAAGGCCGCCAAGGAGAACCCGGGCAAAATCAAGGTTGCCATCCAGAATACCGGTTCGCGCCTGCACCTTGCCATGCTGCAATTCGAAAAACTGACCGGCACCGATTTCAAACTGGTCGCCTATCCGGGTGGTGCTGCCCCGCAGAAAGAAGCCATCCTGTCAAAAGAAGTCCAGGTTGCTGCAACCAGCCTTGGTGATTTCTCGTCGCTGATCGAATCTGGTGATGTCAAAGGCCTGGTTGAGTTTTCCGACAGCCGCAACCCGACCTACAAAGACGTCCCGACTGCCAAGGAAGAAGGCATTGACCTTCAGATCGGCAGCTTCATCGTCCTTGCTGCCCCGGCCAACACCCCCGATGATGCCGTTGCCAAAATCGAAGGCGCCTATAAAGCCGCCCTTGAAAGCGACGAATTCCAGCAGTGGGTTTCCAAAGTTGGCGTTTCGCCGAACTGGCTGGGTACCGCCGAGGTAACCGACTGGGCCAATGAAACCAAGGAAACCCTGTTCAAGCAGATGCAGGACCTTGTTGACCAGGGCGTGATCAAGAAATAA
- a CDS encoding tripartite tricarboxylate transporter TctB family protein, whose product MKSGSSGGWDRRLILPFVLFVITSIYLATALQITAQFDEGLVGPSFVPVVASILMYVALAFVVYGMRKDRDTTESEKISLVAPIKVVAVTALYILAFKPLGYPVSTFLYVYALLFIFGLEDTGHVKRLIYTIAITGVFYVLFAVIFQVRLPLFDTEFWGMF is encoded by the coding sequence ATGAAGTCCGGTTCATCGGGCGGCTGGGACAGACGCCTTATTCTGCCATTCGTGCTGTTTGTCATTACCAGCATCTATCTTGCCACGGCCCTGCAAATTACCGCACAATTTGACGAAGGGCTGGTTGGGCCATCCTTCGTGCCTGTTGTTGCCTCGATCCTGATGTATGTTGCGCTGGCATTTGTCGTTTATGGCATGCGCAAAGACCGCGACACGACAGAAAGCGAAAAAATCAGCCTTGTCGCCCCCATCAAGGTTGTTGCCGTAACGGCCCTTTATATTCTGGCTTTCAAGCCACTGGGATATCCGGTTTCGACATTTCTGTATGTCTATGCACTGCTTTTCATTTTCGGCCTCGAAGATACCGGCCATGTCAAACGCCTGATATATACCATCGCGATCACCGGCGTTTTTTATGTCCTGTTTGCCGTCATTTTCCAGGTGCGCCTGCCTTTGTTTGATACCGAATTCTGGGGGATGTTCTGA
- a CDS encoding tripartite tricarboxylate transporter permease — MDFTLHILGGFAALADPTVLAYMIIGFLIGTFFGAVPGLTSVLAIALLLPITYSLDVVPALVMCASIFMSGMYAGSITATTINIPGAPSSMMTSIEGYALMKKGQGANALGHAALGSMIGGVIGALLLICLTPVAAKLALLIQTPGKFSLILFALIVIVISQRNAIAKGFVATLLGIMIATIGVDVMQPIARFNFGTEVLVEGIDMMPLIIGTFAISEILFQACENRDSLTVDTKTTEIPAIRRQDFFPKMSEIREIGIWTYLKSAIIGYFIGVLPGAGGSMAAFVSYAEAMRKSKNPDLYGKGSREGIAAAETANNSMCGGAFVPMLMFGIPGDPTTAIVLGVLIINGLQPGPRLLDTQIDLIAPMFASLLISALVLIPLTLYLLGPYFVKIVSIRKAVLYSCIAVVALVGSYVATYSPFQMMLALVFGVLAFFLRQQKYPTVTLLLGFILGPDLEQYLRRALSLNDGNPLTFITSPDSLFFLALTAVFFYFMVVRTPANAQKAG, encoded by the coding sequence ATGGACTTTACCCTTCACATTCTGGGCGGCTTTGCAGCCCTGGCCGACCCGACGGTTCTGGCCTACATGATTATCGGCTTTCTGATCGGCACCTTCTTTGGTGCTGTCCCGGGTCTGACCTCGGTTCTGGCCATCGCCCTCCTGCTTCCCATTACCTACAGCCTTGATGTCGTCCCGGCCCTTGTGATGTGCGCCTCGATCTTCATGTCGGGCATGTATGCGGGGTCCATCACGGCAACCACCATCAATATTCCCGGCGCCCCGTCATCCATGATGACCTCGATCGAGGGTTACGCCCTGATGAAAAAGGGCCAGGGCGCAAATGCCCTTGGCCATGCGGCACTGGGTTCCATGATCGGTGGCGTGATTGGTGCGTTGCTGTTGATCTGCCTCACACCGGTTGCGGCCAAACTGGCATTGCTGATCCAGACACCCGGCAAGTTTTCGCTGATCCTGTTTGCCCTGATCGTCATTGTCATTTCCCAGCGCAACGCCATTGCCAAGGGCTTTGTCGCCACCCTTCTGGGCATCATGATCGCCACCATCGGCGTTGATGTAATGCAGCCCATCGCCCGCTTTAATTTCGGTACCGAAGTTCTGGTGGAAGGCATCGACATGATGCCGCTGATCATTGGCACCTTTGCCATCAGCGAAATCCTGTTTCAGGCCTGTGAAAACCGCGATTCCCTGACGGTCGATACAAAAACCACCGAAATCCCCGCCATCCGCCGGCAGGATTTCTTTCCGAAAATGTCGGAAATCCGCGAGATCGGCATCTGGACCTATCTCAAAAGTGCGATTATCGGCTATTTCATCGGCGTTTTGCCCGGTGCGGGTGGTTCGATGGCGGCATTCGTTTCCTATGCCGAAGCCATGCGCAAATCCAAAAACCCGGACCTGTATGGCAAAGGTTCGCGCGAAGGTATTGCCGCGGCTGAAACCGCCAACAATTCCATGTGTGGGGGGGCCTTTGTCCCCATGCTGATGTTTGGCATCCCCGGCGACCCAACCACGGCCATTGTTCTTGGGGTTCTGATCATTAACGGCCTTCAGCCCGGTCCGCGCCTGCTGGATACCCAGATCGACCTGATCGCGCCGATGTTTGCGTCGCTTCTGATCAGCGCGCTGGTGCTTATTCCGCTTACACTTTATCTGCTCGGGCCGTATTTCGTTAAAATCGTCTCGATCCGCAAGGCCGTGCTGTATTCCTGCATTGCCGTTGTTGCCCTGGTCGGCAGCTACGTTGCCACCTATTCCCCGTTCCAGATGATGCTGGCCCTGGTGTTTGGTGTACTGGCCTTTTTCCTGCGCCAGCAAAAATACCCAACCGTCACCCTGCTTTTGGGCTTCATTCTGGGGCCGGACCTTGAACAATATCTGCGCCGTGCCCTGTCGCTTAATGATGGTAACCCGCTTACCTTCATTACCAGCCCGGACAGCCTGTTCTTCCTGGCCCTGACGGCGGTGTTCTTCTATTTCATGGTCGTGCGTACACCGGCAAATGCCCAAAAAGCCGGTTAA
- a CDS encoding AEC family transporter → MISALIDQLGPIFLLVGAGFALAWQGLIGGAAIQGLTKMTFWALIPATLFQTISSNRVSELFNPVIWLCYYGAVVLTALIVYVTLTRWQKNNRSEGIVLAFGAIFSNIGMLGIPIIDILFGSDGLLVLATILCIHALSLLTPTILLMEWSRNNSGNPGAVLANTLRAQICNPIIIAIVCAIIAASLDLKMPVMIDTFFSMLKRAMPPIALMLIGAGIYGQKLRGNMTTSMIGAFAKVCLLPAIVFIFGLVLGLPITIIGPAIMIAALPPGVNTVLMASSYETARERTATTMLVATIMSIIVIPLLAVLVTFLRHS, encoded by the coding sequence ATGATTTCAGCATTGATTGATCAGTTAGGCCCCATCTTCCTGCTGGTTGGTGCGGGTTTTGCCCTGGCTTGGCAGGGGCTAATTGGCGGGGCGGCCATTCAGGGCCTCACAAAAATGACCTTCTGGGCCCTGATCCCGGCAACCCTGTTTCAAACGATTTCATCCAACCGGGTATCGGAACTGTTCAATCCCGTTATCTGGCTTTGTTATTACGGTGCCGTCGTTCTGACCGCCCTGATCGTTTATGTCACGCTGACACGCTGGCAAAAAAACAACCGGTCAGAAGGCATCGTCCTGGCTTTTGGTGCCATCTTTTCCAATATCGGCATGCTGGGCATTCCGATCATTGATATCCTGTTTGGCAGTGACGGGCTTCTGGTGCTCGCGACCATTCTGTGCATTCATGCGCTCAGCCTTCTGACACCGACCATCCTGCTGATGGAATGGAGCCGCAATAACAGCGGCAATCCCGGTGCCGTTCTTGCCAATACCCTACGCGCCCAGATCTGCAATCCAATCATCATCGCCATTGTCTGCGCCATCATTGCCGCATCGCTTGACCTGAAAATGCCGGTGATGATCGATACCTTCTTCTCGATGCTGAAACGCGCCATGCCGCCCATTGCCCTGATGCTAATCGGGGCGGGCATTTATGGCCAGAAGCTGCGCGGCAACATGACAACCAGTATGATCGGTGCCTTCGCCAAGGTTTGCCTGTTACCTGCCATTGTTTTTATTTTCGGGCTTGTTCTGGGGCTTCCCATCACCATCATTGGTCCGGCCATTATGATTGCGGCCCTGCCGCCGGGTGTGAACACGGTTTTGATGGCATCTTCCTATGAAACCGCACGCGAACGCACGGCAACAACCATGCTGGTTGCCACCATCATGTCGATCATTGTTATCCCGCTTCTGGCCGTGCTGGTCACCTTCCTACGCCACAGCTGA
- a CDS encoding NIPSNAP family protein produces the protein MLYDVRTYTCYPGTLKKQLALYGEFGFPVQSRHLGEPHAYMVTETGPVNSYVHIWAYEDAADREAKRKSLQADPEWQAYLKKSAEAGHLVNQENKLMVPAPFWTPPAR, from the coding sequence ATGCTTTATGACGTTCGCACATATACCTGCTATCCTGGTACTTTGAAAAAGCAGCTTGCCCTGTATGGGGAGTTTGGTTTTCCGGTGCAAAGCCGCCATCTGGGGGAGCCACATGCCTATATGGTTACCGAAACCGGGCCGGTTAATTCGTACGTTCATATCTGGGCCTATGAAGATGCAGCGGACCGTGAGGCAAAGCGCAAATCCCTGCAGGCAGACCCGGAATGGCAGGCTTATCTGAAGAAAAGTGCCGAAGCCGGGCATTTGGTGAACCAGGAAAATAAACTGATGGTTCCGGCCCCCTTCTGGACGCCGCCAGCACGTTAA
- a CDS encoding FadR/GntR family transcriptional regulator, whose amino-acid sequence MQKTDPNHYEKIIRPRRLPDEIAANLTGQISNGILRPGDKLPTEQELASNYGVARTVVREAVSQLKSDGMIQSKQGVGAFVSEPGSRNVFRISPDCFAKRKELVQILQLRTSNEAGAAALAADARSEEDLVRIHDELQSMQGATGQSSFEMAEHRYDAERRFYRAIARASGNGYFYDFLTMLDGRIDANLRNVAIKNVMTAEWGEAVFAEHKMVYEAIRTQNRTAAEMAVRQHFENAAGRLMERADIADIAEI is encoded by the coding sequence ATGCAAAAAACAGATCCGAACCATTACGAAAAAATCATCCGTCCCCGACGCCTGCCCGACGAAATTGCCGCCAATCTGACCGGCCAGATCAGCAATGGCATTTTGCGCCCCGGCGACAAGCTGCCGACCGAACAGGAACTGGCCAGCAATTATGGTGTTGCCCGCACCGTTGTCCGCGAAGCCGTCTCCCAGCTTAAAAGCGATGGCATGATCCAGTCCAAACAGGGCGTGGGCGCCTTTGTTTCCGAGCCAGGGTCCCGCAATGTCTTTCGTATCAGCCCCGACTGCTTTGCCAAGCGCAAGGAACTGGTACAGATCCTCCAGCTTCGTACCAGTAATGAAGCCGGGGCCGCGGCCCTTGCCGCCGACGCCCGCAGCGAGGAAGACCTGGTTCGTATTCACGATGAACTGCAATCCATGCAGGGGGCAACCGGCCAAAGCAGCTTTGAAATGGCCGAACATCGCTATGATGCCGAACGGCGCTTTTACCGCGCCATCGCCCGGGCCAGTGGCAATGGCTATTTCTACGATTTTCTCACCATGCTGGATGGCCGGATAGATGCCAACCTGCGCAATGTGGCGATCAAAAATGTCATGACCGCCGAATGGGGCGAGGCCGTATTTGCCGAACATAAAATGGTCTATGAGGCCATCCGCACGCAAAACCGCACGGCGGCCGAAATGGCCGTGCGCCAGCATTTTGAAAATGCCGCCGGTCGGCTGATGGAACGGGCCGATATTGCCGATATTGCCGAAATCTAG
- a CDS encoding thiamine pyrophosphate-binding protein, which translates to MSTQPGLRHGGRILVDQLQIHGCERAFLVPGESFLAVLDGMVDHPEITPVICRQEGGAAIMAEAYGKLTGKPGICMVTRGPGATNASAGVHVAHQDSTPMILLVGQIGRDMVDREAFQEVDYRKMFEPLCKWVAQIDSIERIPEYISHAYHIATSGRPGPVVLALPEDMLSSSAVVADGKPYVEIEARTAPEDVALFRAELEKARQPVVIVGGGGWTAETSKNLIAFAEANNVAIATSFRCQDYMPNTHPNFIGDVGIGINPKLAAFIRDSDLVVLIGSRMGEMTSSGYSLLEIPCPRQRLIHVYPGPDELGRVYRPDIAINASQRSFIRALANMAPVDGAARADQIKQARDAYLAFSTPLDTPGDVKMAHVIGHLRETLPDNAILTNGAGNYAAFLHRFYRYRDYRTELAPTSGSMGYGLPASVSAKLHHPDRPVVCLAGDGCFLMHGQEFATAVQYGANIIVVVVNNGMFGTIRMHQERNYPARVSGTELHNPDFAGYARVFGGHGETVTKTEDFAPALERAMAANKPAIIEVQVDPQALTPAKTLDEIRSGN; encoded by the coding sequence ATGTCCACACAACCCGGTTTGCGTCATGGCGGGCGCATTCTTGTCGATCAACTGCAAATTCACGGCTGCGAACGCGCCTTTCTGGTGCCGGGCGAAAGCTTCCTTGCCGTGCTTGACGGTATGGTCGATCACCCCGAAATAACCCCTGTCATCTGCCGCCAAGAAGGCGGTGCCGCCATCATGGCCGAGGCCTATGGCAAGCTGACAGGCAAACCCGGCATTTGCATGGTAACGCGCGGCCCCGGCGCGACCAATGCTTCTGCCGGTGTCCATGTTGCCCACCAGGATTCCACCCCGATGATCCTGCTGGTTGGCCAGATTGGCCGGGACATGGTGGACCGCGAAGCGTTCCAGGAAGTCGATTATCGCAAGATGTTCGAACCGCTGTGCAAATGGGTCGCCCAGATCGACAGCATCGAACGCATTCCCGAATATATCAGCCACGCCTATCACATTGCGACATCCGGCCGCCCCGGGCCGGTCGTTCTTGCCCTGCCTGAAGATATGCTCTCTTCCAGTGCCGTGGTTGCCGATGGCAAGCCCTATGTCGAAATTGAAGCGCGCACCGCACCCGAAGACGTGGCCCTTTTCCGCGCCGAACTGGAAAAAGCCCGCCAGCCGGTCGTGATTGTCGGTGGCGGCGGCTGGACCGCCGAAACCAGCAAAAACCTGATCGCCTTTGCCGAAGCCAATAATGTGGCCATTGCCACATCGTTCCGCTGCCAGGATTACATGCCCAACACCCATCCCAACTTTATCGGGGATGTGGGTATTGGCATCAATCCCAAGCTGGCCGCGTTTATTCGCGATTCCGATCTGGTTGTTCTTATTGGCTCACGCATGGGCGAAATGACCAGCAGTGGCTACAGCCTGCTTGAAATTCCCTGCCCCAGGCAGCGCCTGATCCATGTTTATCCGGGCCCTGATGAACTTGGCCGGGTTTATCGCCCCGATATCGCGATCAATGCCTCCCAGCGCTCCTTCATTCGCGCGCTGGCCAATATGGCACCTGTCGATGGTGCTGCGCGCGCTGACCAGATCAAACAGGCCCGCGATGCCTATCTGGCCTTCTCAACACCGCTAGATACGCCCGGTGATGTGAAAATGGCCCATGTCATTGGCCATTTGCGCGAAACCCTGCCCGATAATGCCATTCTGACCAATGGTGCGGGCAATTACGCGGCCTTTCTGCACCGTTTCTATCGCTACCGCGATTATCGCACCGAACTGGCACCGACCTCGGGTTCCATGGGCTATGGCCTGCCGGCATCAGTTTCGGCAAAGCTCCACCACCCGGACCGCCCGGTGGTCTGCCTTGCCGGTGATGGCTGCTTTTTGATGCACGGGCAGGAATTTGCAACTGCGGTGCAATATGGGGCGAACATCATTGTCGTGGTGGTCAATAACGGCATGTTTGGCACCATTCGCATGCACCAGGAACGCAACTATCCGGCTCGCGTCTCTGGCACCGAATTGCACAATCCCGATTTTGCTGGCTATGCCCGCGTCTTTGGCGGTCACGGCGAAACCGTCACCAAAACCGAGGATTTCGCCCCGGCCCTTGAACGCGCCATGGCGGCTAACAAACCCGCCATCATCGAAGTTCAGGTCGACCCGCAGGCCCTTACGCCGGCAAAGACGCTGGATGAGATTCGCAGCGGAAATTAA
- a CDS encoding glycosyltransferase family 2 protein: MTIVLPVFNGGSFLENAVQSIVDQTFVDWELLVIDDGSTDGAVEALPQLADARIRVLNDGKNKGLSVRLNEGVQQAHGRYFARMDHDDICHPDRFAEQVAYLEAHEELDLLAAYCVTINEQNEIIGCLPLSGSSHKEICAKPWLGFYMPHPTWCGKLEWFKKNNYKQNPSPYCCEDQELLLRAYVDSCFHILPEYLLAYRIRSRTPMKRLWSNRWAWCREQVFLLRKRKSYVYVVFAVLATIARICGDVFRLIKYFMGVPVSRYGTIEPELRAYWESRICAISGSRPDKK; this comes from the coding sequence TTGACCATTGTTTTGCCAGTTTTTAATGGTGGGAGTTTTTTGGAAAATGCGGTTCAATCTATTGTTGACCAAACTTTTGTCGACTGGGAACTGCTTGTAATTGATGACGGTTCTACGGACGGTGCGGTGGAAGCATTGCCTCAGCTTGCGGATGCCAGAATACGTGTTTTGAATGATGGAAAAAACAAAGGCTTGTCTGTACGCTTGAATGAAGGAGTTCAACAGGCGCACGGTAGATATTTTGCCCGTATGGACCATGACGATATTTGTCATCCTGATCGTTTTGCTGAGCAGGTCGCGTATTTGGAAGCTCATGAAGAGCTTGATCTTCTTGCGGCTTACTGTGTGACCATTAATGAACAAAATGAGATAATTGGATGCCTGCCGTTATCTGGAAGTTCACATAAAGAAATTTGTGCAAAACCTTGGCTTGGATTTTATATGCCGCATCCAACCTGGTGTGGAAAATTAGAATGGTTCAAGAAAAATAATTATAAGCAAAATCCATCTCCTTACTGTTGCGAGGATCAGGAGTTATTGCTTCGGGCCTATGTCGACAGTTGTTTTCATATATTGCCTGAATATCTTCTGGCCTACCGTATTCGTAGCCGGACACCTATGAAGCGCCTCTGGAGCAATCGATGGGCGTGGTGTAGAGAGCAGGTTTTTCTTCTGCGCAAAAGGAAGTCTTATGTTTATGTTGTCTTTGCTGTTTTGGCTACGATAGCCCGAATTTGTGGGGACGTGTTTCGACTAATCAAGTATTTCATGGGCGTGCCAGTTTCTCGATATGGAACAATTGAACCCGAACTGCGAGCGTATTGGGAAAGCAGAATTTGCGCGATTTCAGGCAGTCGCCCCGATAAAAAATAG
- a CDS encoding glycosyltransferase family 4 protein, whose product MTTPTYPPFNSGLGNAVQQQARALVSEGMDVTVATGGEKRAQRFDTLIGVPVEMFPISGADSFLDPIKGDIQGYLDFLQSRSFDVILMNAWQTWSSDVILKNINRISGQKFLFSHGISTNLFLKPQPVRSLIRYLAWRPYWWKLPFYLKKLDGVIFLAAEGDGTRFDDLKVAKKIDRNFYIIPNSISEYSKKFILNPVPKYDERNQIISVGSFTWQKGFDFVLRSYAASSYKNVFPLRLFGQERTGYIEYLKNLAGKLDILEDYLSFHEGVSGEDLINEYLKARFFLCGSHTECQPLVILDANVTGTPFVARKTGCLSSMPGGYVVRSPEEAAIRMNDLMSSTKWLELSDAGRLAANNQYHPHNTTRLLIDAIGSP is encoded by the coding sequence ATGACGACTCCTACCTATCCTCCTTTCAATAGTGGTTTGGGAAACGCTGTACAGCAACAGGCACGTGCTCTGGTTTCAGAAGGGATGGATGTAACAGTCGCCACAGGAGGGGAGAAAAGAGCGCAACGGTTTGATACGCTCATCGGCGTTCCTGTAGAAATGTTTCCAATTTCCGGCGCCGATAGTTTTTTGGATCCAATAAAGGGAGATATTCAAGGCTATCTGGATTTTTTGCAATCCCGGAGCTTTGATGTCATTCTGATGAATGCGTGGCAAACCTGGTCGAGTGATGTGATTTTAAAAAACATTAATCGCATTTCAGGTCAGAAGTTTCTTTTTAGTCATGGTATCTCTACAAACCTTTTCCTTAAACCTCAGCCTGTTCGTTCCCTGATTCGGTACCTTGCCTGGCGACCATATTGGTGGAAGTTACCTTTTTATCTAAAGAAATTAGATGGAGTCATCTTTCTGGCGGCTGAAGGGGATGGTACGCGCTTTGATGATTTGAAGGTGGCAAAGAAGATTGATCGAAATTTTTATATTATCCCAAATAGCATATCGGAATACAGTAAAAAATTTATATTGAATCCGGTTCCGAAATATGATGAGCGAAACCAGATTATTTCCGTAGGTTCATTTACCTGGCAGAAAGGGTTCGACTTTGTTTTGAGATCATATGCGGCGTCTTCTTATAAGAATGTTTTTCCTTTAAGGCTTTTTGGTCAGGAAAGAACTGGTTATATAGAATATCTAAAAAATCTAGCAGGTAAGCTTGATATTCTGGAGGATTATTTAAGCTTTCATGAAGGTGTGTCGGGTGAAGATCTCATCAATGAGTATCTTAAAGCACGCTTTTTTTTGTGTGGTTCACATACTGAATGTCAACCACTTGTAATATTGGATGCGAATGTGACCGGTACGCCTTTTGTTGCCCGGAAAACCGGCTGTCTCTCAAGTATGCCCGGTGGTTATGTTGTTCGTTCTCCTGAAGAGGCCGCCATTCGTATGAATGACTTGATGTCATCAACGAAGTGGTTAGAGTTGAGTGACGCCGGGCGTCTCGCTGCTAATAATCAATATCATCCTCATAATACAACACGTCTACTGATCGATGCTATCGGATCACCTTGA
- a CDS encoding alpha-1,2-fucosyltransferase, whose amino-acid sequence MAQLKTPVVVGLSGGLGNQMFQYAAGRSLALKLNVPLELDISWFKGCLDRNYALDMFNVSATLREHKSSLPDFLQNFETRMSRRYARRRMGVPIYREPHFHFDPNFETIENPVFLEGYWQSERYFRKYAETIHADLRLRKPIPEACQNVMNDVRSSNAICVHVRRGDYVNNPEAARTHGVCSLDYYRRAVSTLCYGLENPQCFVFSDDPKWVHENIVLPCCTTVVDFNDSNNVHWDLALMAACKHFVIANSSLSWWGAWLGNARDKRVIAPMIWFKDDKDTKDLIPATWERL is encoded by the coding sequence ATGGCACAGCTTAAGACCCCGGTTGTTGTAGGATTGTCGGGTGGGCTCGGCAATCAGATGTTCCAATATGCCGCCGGTCGATCGCTGGCATTAAAATTGAATGTGCCGCTGGAGCTCGATATTTCATGGTTTAAGGGGTGCCTGGATCGCAATTACGCCCTTGATATGTTCAATGTATCGGCGACGCTGCGAGAGCATAAAAGCTCTTTACCAGATTTTCTTCAGAATTTTGAAACCCGCATGTCACGTCGATATGCTCGTCGCAGAATGGGGGTTCCAATATATCGGGAGCCGCATTTTCATTTTGATCCCAATTTTGAGACAATTGAAAATCCAGTTTTTCTCGAAGGTTACTGGCAAAGTGAAAGATATTTTAGAAAATATGCTGAAACTATTCATGCAGACCTGCGCCTGAGAAAACCTATTCCAGAGGCGTGCCAAAATGTCATGAATGACGTCCGATCGAGTAATGCGATTTGCGTTCATGTACGTCGTGGCGATTACGTGAATAATCCAGAGGCGGCAAGAACACATGGCGTTTGTAGTCTTGACTATTACCGTCGAGCTGTTTCGACGCTTTGCTATGGTTTGGAGAACCCCCAATGTTTCGTCTTTTCGGATGATCCGAAGTGGGTCCATGAGAATATTGTATTACCTTGCTGCACTACGGTCGTTGACTTCAACGATAGCAATAATGTCCACTGGGATCTTGCTTTGATGGCGGCGTGCAAACATTTTGTGATTGCCAACTCATCTTTAAGCTGGTGGGGAGCATGGTTGGGGAACGCCAGGGATAAGCGTGTCATCGCGCCTATGATATGGTTTAAAGATGATAAAGATACAAAGGACCTTATTCCGGCAACGTGGGAACGTTTGTAG
- a CDS encoding glycosyltransferase family 2 protein: MLATENDTPLLSVVTVTWNCAATLEKTLKSVAAVKNDKLEYLIIDGVSTDGTLELIERYRHVVDRVVSEPDDGIYCAMNKGVALARGRYILFINGDDELVADGFASAIKAMEIGKADIICAKTVVGKIDGPSEVLIAQPFRLLFFNTIPHPSSFVRTELMISKPFREDLRIASDYDFFLQAFLARKKFEILPVVTALHYRGGMSGNRELSFAEIQDIRRKRLGGTFPLIEACGNIYRVFRRLMGQAT, encoded by the coding sequence ATGCTTGCTACTGAAAATGATACTCCTTTACTTTCTGTCGTCACTGTAACCTGGAATTGCGCAGCGACACTTGAGAAGACGTTGAAGTCTGTTGCCGCAGTTAAAAATGACAAGTTGGAATATTTGATCATTGATGGTGTTTCAACAGATGGAACTCTGGAATTGATCGAGCGTTACCGACATGTGGTGGATCGTGTAGTGTCGGAACCTGACGATGGTATTTATTGCGCCATGAATAAAGGTGTAGCATTGGCCAGAGGACGGTACATCCTGTTTATAAATGGTGATGACGAACTTGTTGCTGATGGTTTCGCATCCGCGATTAAAGCAATGGAAATTGGTAAAGCTGACATTATATGTGCAAAAACTGTTGTTGGCAAAATTGATGGTCCGTCAGAGGTTTTGATCGCTCAACCCTTTCGTTTGCTATTTTTTAACACCATTCCTCATCCGTCTTCATTTGTTCGGACCGAGTTGATGATATCTAAGCCTTTTCGAGAGGACCTCCGTATCGCGTCAGATTATGATTTTTTTCTTCAGGCATTTCTCGCTCGCAAGAAGTTTGAAATCTTACCTGTGGTAACAGCTCTTCATTATCGAGGGGGGATGTCTGGCAACCGGGAGCTGTCTTTTGCCGAGATCCAAGATATTCGGCGCAAAAGGTTGGGCGGGACGTTTCCGTTGATAGAGGCTTGCGGAAATATCTATCGCGTATTCAGGCGTTTGATGGGACAAGCGACATAA